One Nitrospira sp. DNA segment encodes these proteins:
- a CDS encoding glycosyltransferase family 9 protein, with the protein MNKAYESVLVVCTRRIGDVLLATPVIRSLKAAAPHAAIDMLVFSGTEDVVAANPDIRRVWTIPTRASVRESLTLLSKIWRRYDLALSVLPGDRPVFYAWAAGRRSVATVTPGRKSWWKRLLLDAQESFDNYDAHTVSMNLRLLTLLGVPAIATPVVTWAAEDEVAARAVFPGMEGSERYAVLHVTPKFVYKAWTVSGWAMLGRWIRDCGLKVVVVGGTSADERVTVARILEGLPSDVINLTGLVTLRALGSILSRAALYVGTDTAVTHMAAALGVPTIALFGPSNPVKWGPWPNDWPADSPSPWKKAGSQRQGNVYVLQGEGDCVPCLHEGCGRHVSSVSDCLQQLLIGRVIEAAMLMLAQQETRPWQQV; encoded by the coding sequence GTGAACAAGGCGTATGAAAGCGTGCTGGTGGTGTGCACCAGGCGAATCGGCGACGTGTTACTGGCCACGCCGGTTATCCGCTCGCTGAAGGCCGCTGCGCCTCATGCTGCGATCGACATGCTGGTGTTCAGCGGGACGGAGGACGTTGTCGCCGCCAATCCAGATATCCGCCGAGTGTGGACCATACCCACGAGAGCTTCTGTCCGGGAGTCGTTGACGCTGCTGTCGAAGATTTGGCGCCGTTACGATCTTGCCTTGTCAGTTTTGCCTGGTGACCGACCGGTGTTCTATGCCTGGGCGGCCGGCCGGCGTTCTGTGGCGACCGTCACTCCTGGGCGGAAGTCCTGGTGGAAGCGGTTGTTGCTTGATGCCCAGGAATCATTCGACAATTACGATGCGCATACGGTGTCCATGAATCTGCGCTTACTCACGTTGCTCGGAGTGCCCGCGATTGCGACCCCGGTTGTGACCTGGGCTGCTGAAGATGAGGTGGCTGCGCGAGCGGTGTTTCCGGGTATGGAGGGAAGCGAGCGCTACGCCGTTCTTCATGTGACGCCCAAGTTTGTCTATAAGGCCTGGACTGTGTCTGGCTGGGCCATGCTGGGTCGATGGATCAGGGACTGTGGTCTAAAAGTCGTGGTGGTGGGAGGGACTTCCGCAGACGAGCGTGTTACAGTCGCCCGGATATTGGAAGGGCTCCCTTCCGACGTCATTAATCTGACGGGCCTGGTCACGTTGCGCGCGCTTGGGTCCATACTGAGCCGGGCGGCGCTCTATGTTGGGACGGATACCGCCGTGACACATATGGCTGCGGCGCTTGGCGTGCCGACCATTGCACTGTTCGGTCCCTCGAATCCGGTCAAGTGGGGGCCGTGGCCGAACGATTGGCCTGCCGATTCCCCAAGCCCTTGGAAGAAGGCAGGGTCCCAACGACAAGGCAATGTCTACGTGCTGCAGGGAGAAGGCGATTGCGTGCCATGCCTTCACGAAGGCTGCGGGCGTCACGTCAGTAGTGTGAGCGACTGTCTGCAGCAGCTATTGATAGGTCGGGTGATTGAGGCAGCAATGCTTATGCTGGCCCAACAGGAAACCCGTCCGTGGCAGCAAGTATAA
- a CDS encoding glycosyltransferase family 4 protein, translating into MSLVTLRPRLKIAVLIKRFLRTGGAEKYAMEVVRRLASDHEMHVFAQEWSFAGPEPITFHKIPRVSRKPAWLNQLLFSFCCRRAVVQGFDVVHSFEKVSTFDVMTVQSPCFKSSGIAAERPWKRMLGWMRMAVSPRKLAWLWLERKQFADDPARVVIAVSDQVKRNVQSQYSLSDERFRLAYTGVEVSPATVDISKHDRDELRARWDIGIHDLVVLFVGTEFKRKGLDALLQGFAKVPRAQFKLLIAGGGGERIESYKKLVDSLHLGSEVRFLGLVDSIDRIYSIADMYVLPTLADPCPLAPLEAMAAGVATVMSSSTYNGTAELIRQGEAVILSNPQDPEEIAAALLKLMDPHVRQQVAEKGQQLVRQLTWNKTAAVTAAAYQDIMQSRSLARQIVQGA; encoded by the coding sequence GTGTCATTGGTAACCCTCCGTCCAAGACTCAAGATTGCGGTGCTGATCAAACGGTTTCTGCGCACCGGGGGCGCGGAAAAGTATGCCATGGAGGTCGTGCGGCGCTTGGCGTCAGATCACGAGATGCATGTGTTCGCGCAGGAGTGGTCGTTTGCCGGGCCTGAACCTATTACGTTTCACAAGATCCCCAGAGTGTCTCGCAAACCGGCCTGGTTGAATCAGCTGTTGTTCTCCTTTTGTTGTCGCAGGGCGGTCGTGCAGGGGTTTGATGTGGTGCATTCGTTTGAAAAGGTTTCAACCTTCGATGTGATGACGGTGCAATCGCCGTGTTTCAAGTCTTCCGGTATCGCAGCAGAGAGACCGTGGAAACGGATGCTGGGCTGGATGAGGATGGCGGTGAGTCCCCGGAAGCTTGCTTGGTTGTGGCTGGAGCGGAAACAGTTTGCTGACGATCCGGCGCGAGTCGTGATCGCCGTGTCGGATCAGGTAAAGCGAAATGTTCAATCGCAGTATTCCCTTTCTGATGAGCGGTTCAGACTGGCCTATACCGGAGTCGAGGTGTCACCTGCGACCGTGGATATTTCGAAGCATGACCGGGATGAGCTTCGAGCTCGATGGGATATCGGGATCCATGACCTGGTTGTCTTGTTTGTCGGGACGGAGTTCAAAAGGAAGGGGTTGGATGCGCTCCTGCAAGGTTTTGCCAAGGTGCCGCGCGCGCAATTCAAGTTGCTCATTGCCGGTGGCGGAGGGGAGCGAATCGAGTCCTACAAGAAGCTGGTCGATAGCTTGCATCTGGGTTCCGAAGTTCGGTTTTTGGGATTGGTCGACAGTATTGATCGGATCTACTCCATCGCTGATATGTATGTTCTGCCAACCCTGGCTGACCCCTGTCCGCTTGCCCCGCTTGAAGCCATGGCGGCTGGGGTTGCCACGGTCATGAGCTCATCGACGTATAATGGAACTGCCGAATTGATTCGACAGGGAGAAGCGGTGATTCTCTCGAACCCTCAGGACCCGGAGGAGATCGCGGCGGCCCTGCTCAAACTCATGGACCCTCATGTCCGACAGCAGGTGGCGGAGAAGGGACAGCAATTAGTGCGGCAACTCACCTGGAACAAGACCGCTGCCGTGACAGCGGCTGCCTACCAAGACATCATGCAGTCGAGGTCTTTGGCTAGGCAGATCGTCCAAGGAGCTTGA
- a CDS encoding class I SAM-dependent methyltransferase, whose protein sequence is MSGSDGGNGGLIDSGRLIECCPVGCSDTLAETTIVLPEGPLRRCQACGQLVSQITATAYASSMKEFDTPRGTLPTLRTQRRHDARAAKLFGTVRALIRSESGRGARLLDIGCSSGALLQSAVTQGFDAEGVEPAAQAAEFAKSTGLKVFHGYLEEARFPASSFDAVTLMEVIEHLPDPSALLREVWRILKPNGVLVVGTGNGASWTVRLVGARWGYFQVAEHGGHISFFNPSSLAKLARRCGFDVERSETRRVSLAERKEAGYVSYRLLRIATEILAMPARLFGKGHDMLVFLRKCPV, encoded by the coding sequence ATGAGCGGTAGCGATGGCGGCAACGGCGGTCTGATTGACAGCGGGCGGTTGATCGAGTGTTGCCCGGTCGGGTGCTCGGACACGTTGGCCGAAACAACGATTGTGTTGCCGGAAGGGCCGTTGCGACGCTGTCAGGCGTGCGGCCAGCTCGTCAGTCAGATTACAGCAACAGCTTATGCCAGCTCGATGAAAGAGTTCGATACGCCGAGAGGGACGCTCCCGACTCTGCGCACACAGCGCCGGCACGATGCTCGGGCTGCCAAGTTGTTTGGGACGGTGCGCGCGCTCATTCGCTCCGAGTCGGGGAGGGGTGCCAGGCTGCTCGATATCGGCTGTTCCAGCGGGGCGTTGCTTCAAAGCGCGGTGACGCAGGGGTTCGATGCCGAAGGGGTCGAGCCTGCGGCGCAAGCGGCGGAGTTTGCCAAGAGCACCGGATTGAAAGTCTTTCACGGGTATCTTGAGGAGGCACGCTTTCCCGCATCGAGCTTCGATGCGGTGACCCTGATGGAGGTCATCGAACATCTTCCGGATCCCAGTGCGCTGTTGAGAGAGGTGTGGCGGATACTCAAGCCAAACGGAGTGCTCGTGGTGGGAACGGGCAATGGCGCGAGTTGGACGGTTCGGTTGGTTGGCGCCCGCTGGGGATATTTTCAGGTGGCGGAGCACGGCGGCCATATCAGCTTTTTTAATCCGAGCTCGCTGGCTAAACTGGCGCGGCGGTGCGGATTTGATGTCGAGCGGAGCGAAACCCGGCGGGTCTCTCTGGCAGAGCGGAAGGAGGCCGGTTATGTATCGTATCGTCTGCTCAGAATCGCAACAGAAATTCTGGCGATGCCGGCTCGCCTGTTCGGCAAAGGGCATGACATGCTGGTGTTCCTTCGAAAGTGTCCGGTGTAG
- a CDS encoding glycosyltransferase family 2 protein gives MKTAVIVTTYNRPDALGAVLAGFEAQTDQDFELVVADDGSTSETAAVIQGFQRRSKGSVRHVWQEDRGFRAAAIRNRAVAATTADYIIFTDGDCIPSRLFVGAHKRLAEPGYFLGANRVLLSAGCTQRVLREHLPAHQWSWVQWARSWARRDINRLLPLLVLPDGVLRKWAPNRWEGMKTCNLSAWRNDLLRVNGLDEAYEGWGLEDSDLVIRLLRSGVKHKSARYAAPVFHLWHQEQARSRLEENRTRLDQVLRTKDTEAVVGISRYLMGAK, from the coding sequence ATGAAGACCGCCGTCATTGTCACGACCTATAATCGCCCCGATGCCCTGGGCGCCGTCTTGGCGGGATTTGAGGCGCAGACCGATCAGGACTTTGAGCTGGTGGTGGCCGATGACGGGTCGACGTCCGAGACCGCTGCGGTCATTCAAGGTTTTCAGCGTCGGAGCAAAGGCTCGGTTCGGCATGTGTGGCAGGAGGATCGAGGCTTTCGTGCCGCCGCCATTCGGAATCGAGCGGTCGCCGCCACGACAGCGGACTATATTATCTTTACCGACGGGGATTGCATTCCGTCCCGGCTGTTTGTAGGGGCGCACAAGCGCCTGGCGGAGCCGGGATATTTTCTCGGCGCGAATCGAGTGCTGTTGTCTGCCGGGTGTACGCAGCGCGTCCTGCGCGAGCATCTTCCGGCTCATCAGTGGTCCTGGGTGCAGTGGGCCCGCTCCTGGGCCCGCCGCGATATCAACCGCCTCTTGCCGCTCCTGGTATTGCCGGACGGCGTGTTGCGTAAGTGGGCCCCAAACCGATGGGAAGGGATGAAGACCTGCAATCTGTCAGCCTGGCGGAACGATCTCTTGCGCGTGAACGGTTTGGATGAGGCGTATGAAGGCTGGGGGTTGGAGGATTCTGACCTGGTCATTCGACTGTTGCGGAGCGGGGTCAAGCACAAGTCAGCGCGCTATGCCGCGCCGGTGTTTCATTTGTGGCATCAAGAGCAGGCGAGAAGTCGGCTGGAGGAGAACCGGACGCGACTGGATCAGGTCCTGCGAACCAAGGACACGGAAGCGGTTGTCGGGATCAGCCGATATCTGATGGGAGCAAAATGA
- a CDS encoding glycosyltransferase family 2 protein, whose amino-acid sequence MQKISAYIIAYNEAGKIASTIKSVLWADEIVLADSASTDGTDRIAAEMGARVVQIPFEGFGHLRNRAIAACTHEWILSIDTDEQCTPEVRDEILALLAGSPAHGAYLVPRRNYFMGQWVAHSGWYPNFRQPQFFRKGAMTYVESPVHEGYELLTPKPVGRLKHAIWQVPFRNFEEVLKKANRYSTLGVLKIADKRVSMGQALAHGVWSFIKHYVFKKGFLDGWPGFVIAFGNFEGTFYRYAKRYEAQEHWPLPTQAPLRRPGGSPSA is encoded by the coding sequence ATGCAGAAAATATCCGCCTACATCATTGCCTATAACGAAGCCGGGAAAATTGCCTCTACGATCAAGAGCGTGCTGTGGGCGGACGAGATCGTCTTGGCGGATTCCGCCAGCACAGACGGAACGGATCGGATCGCGGCGGAGATGGGGGCGCGGGTCGTTCAGATTCCGTTCGAAGGATTCGGCCATCTGCGCAACCGCGCCATCGCCGCGTGCACGCACGAGTGGATTCTGAGCATCGACACCGATGAGCAGTGCACGCCGGAAGTCCGCGATGAAATCCTCGCCTTGCTGGCCGGATCCCCTGCGCATGGTGCGTACCTCGTGCCCCGGCGGAATTATTTCATGGGGCAATGGGTGGCGCATTCCGGCTGGTATCCGAATTTCAGGCAACCCCAGTTCTTCCGCAAAGGCGCGATGACCTATGTGGAGTCCCCCGTTCATGAAGGCTATGAATTGCTGACTCCCAAGCCCGTGGGGCGGTTGAAGCATGCCATCTGGCAGGTTCCGTTCAGAAACTTCGAAGAAGTACTCAAGAAGGCGAACCGCTATTCCACCCTCGGGGTGTTGAAGATTGCAGACAAGCGCGTGTCGATGGGGCAGGCTCTGGCGCATGGGGTCTGGTCTTTCATCAAACATTATGTGTTCAAGAAGGGATTCCTGGACGGCTGGCCTGGATTCGTGATCGCGTTCGGGAATTTCGAGGGTACGTTTTATCGGTATGCCAAGCGATATGAAGCGCAAGAACATTGGCCGCTCCCTACGCAGGCTCCGCTGCGCCGGCCCGGCGGATCGCCATCGGCATGA
- a CDS encoding O-antigen ligase family protein: MGTIGLVLAYVAFLASGQAIDRFRQVLNRPSSHWAIAFLGIVLTGVLYASVPWSERWIDVFKWRTIFWMFLTLAIFDEARWRDRLLATFLIGTVVGVAGSFAAATGLVTLWRGPADLLRNYGTQGMAFACAALICAWTVLEQKSLGLAPWVWLILGVFFVTNIVFITDSRSAYVVLGLGLSLLLSWRASWKHRVLILVGLFVAAGLAFAVSPKVQGKMSKAITEWTHESDLESHTGFGARRVFYANTLEIIGEHWVFGVGTGGFPQAYREHIAGKYPPEDWRAEPTGDSHNQYLAVFVEHGIVGILVFIGWLFALGFDRDGPQAYRGLAVAILAGWCVTSLFSSHFRTFAEGHLLATFLGVLLAVPRSTAEGLEKGKVIGDAGRAR; the protein is encoded by the coding sequence GTGGGCACGATCGGCCTGGTCCTAGCTTATGTGGCGTTCCTTGCGAGTGGTCAGGCTATTGACCGTTTCAGGCAAGTGCTGAATCGGCCATCAAGTCATTGGGCGATTGCCTTTCTCGGGATTGTCCTGACAGGGGTGTTGTATGCCTCGGTTCCTTGGTCTGAGCGATGGATCGATGTGTTCAAGTGGCGTACCATTTTCTGGATGTTTCTAACGCTAGCCATATTTGATGAGGCTCGTTGGAGGGATCGGCTGTTGGCTACGTTCCTCATTGGAACCGTCGTGGGGGTTGCCGGTTCGTTTGCAGCCGCTACTGGTTTAGTGACTCTCTGGCGTGGCCCCGCCGATCTGCTGCGGAACTATGGCACGCAAGGGATGGCCTTTGCCTGCGCTGCTTTGATTTGTGCCTGGACGGTATTGGAACAGAAGAGCCTTGGTCTAGCCCCTTGGGTCTGGCTCATACTTGGAGTTTTCTTCGTCACGAACATTGTATTTATTACGGATTCGAGAAGTGCGTACGTTGTTTTGGGGCTGGGTCTTAGTCTCCTCCTGTCGTGGCGGGCGTCGTGGAAGCATCGGGTACTCATTCTCGTCGGACTCTTCGTGGCTGCTGGCTTGGCTTTTGCTGTCTCTCCTAAAGTTCAGGGAAAAATGAGCAAGGCCATAACAGAATGGACCCATGAGTCTGACTTGGAAAGCCATACAGGATTCGGTGCCAGGCGTGTGTTCTATGCCAACACGCTTGAAATCATCGGCGAGCATTGGGTATTTGGTGTTGGAACGGGAGGATTCCCTCAAGCGTATCGTGAGCATATCGCCGGTAAGTATCCTCCCGAGGATTGGCGGGCCGAGCCGACGGGAGACTCGCACAATCAGTATTTGGCCGTTTTTGTTGAGCACGGGATCGTCGGCATTCTGGTTTTTATAGGGTGGTTATTTGCATTGGGTTTTGATCGTGACGGTCCTCAAGCCTACCGGGGGTTGGCTGTCGCTATCCTTGCCGGATGGTGCGTGACGAGTCTCTTCAGCTCACATTTCAGAACGTTCGCGGAGGGACATCTCCTGGCAACATTCTTGGGAGTCCTCTTGGCAGTGCCACGCTCAACGGCCGAGGGGCTGGAGAAGGGGAAGGTGATCGGTGATGCGGGAAGAGCGAGATAG
- a CDS encoding glycosyltransferase family 25 protein yields the protein MTERECHRNEPGLDGILVINPRDFVDRRRSIERQLQSLDLKYEFIHSYDAGDWDATIASRYFTDSLLSPGQQSCALKHLQALRLIVERNWQRALVLEDDALLAGQFVPRLQAALKESSSIASPHVLFIGSGGNLYTPRRLKVPGRHLYKSTRGRLGEAYVLGSQAARLRIGWIEQRGIIFPIDNLFERIDRELGIAMYWLEPPIVEQGSKNGHFRSVLEPAPPNFVRRVTSVFQKIRRKYLY from the coding sequence ATGACTGAACGGGAGTGTCACCGGAACGAGCCGGGGCTTGATGGGATACTCGTCATCAACCCCAGAGATTTTGTAGATCGCCGGCGGAGTATCGAACGGCAGCTTCAGAGCCTCGATCTGAAATATGAATTTATCCATTCGTACGATGCCGGCGATTGGGATGCAACCATTGCGAGCCGATACTTTACGGACTCACTCCTGAGTCCCGGGCAACAGTCCTGTGCGTTGAAGCATCTCCAGGCATTGCGCCTGATCGTCGAGCGTAATTGGCAGCGGGCGCTGGTTTTGGAAGATGATGCGCTCCTCGCCGGGCAATTTGTTCCTCGGCTCCAGGCGGCGCTCAAAGAATCTTCGTCCATCGCTTCTCCGCATGTGCTGTTCATCGGCAGCGGGGGGAATCTCTATACGCCTCGGCGCCTGAAGGTCCCGGGCCGGCATTTGTATAAGTCCACTCGCGGACGGTTGGGAGAGGCCTATGTATTGGGGAGCCAGGCGGCCCGTTTACGGATAGGGTGGATCGAACAGCGCGGGATTATCTTTCCCATCGACAACCTCTTCGAGCGGATCGATCGGGAACTCGGGATCGCCATGTATTGGCTCGAACCTCCTATTGTGGAACAGGGCAGCAAGAATGGGCACTTTCGCTCCGTCCTAGAGCCGGCCCCTCCCAACTTTGTCCGGCGGGTGACGTCCGTATTCCAGAAAATCCGCCGAAAGTATCTCTACTAG
- a CDS encoding glycosyltransferase family 4 protein yields MGLLRHFAGHLLDHPNERSLHERPVPRTGGIGVTAGIAVSMSLVSPVAWWPLWIGAVLLVAISFLDDLGNLPIVSRLVIHFVAATGFVWGVLLWQIGLGWSVVAVIAIVWMINLYNFMDGMDGLAGGMSLIGFSFLSVVAWLGGSNLLALVSASIAAASGAFLLFNFYPARMFLGDAGSTTLGFLAAGLGLIGWRDGVWSIWFPVLVFSPFIMDASLTLGKRIFRGERFWRAHREHCYQRLVLSGWSHRKTALAEYGLMCVCGAGALAFQWAAPDIQIAILGGWILLAAGLALAVSLAERRGVPREG; encoded by the coding sequence ATGGGGCTGCTTCGCCATTTTGCCGGTCATCTTCTCGACCATCCCAATGAACGATCACTCCATGAACGACCTGTTCCGAGAACGGGAGGTATCGGTGTCACGGCTGGTATCGCCGTGAGCATGTCGCTGGTTTCTCCTGTTGCGTGGTGGCCGCTATGGATCGGGGCAGTGCTGCTGGTGGCGATTTCTTTTCTGGATGATCTCGGGAACCTTCCGATCGTCTCCCGACTGGTCATACATTTCGTTGCGGCGACCGGATTCGTGTGGGGGGTGCTTTTGTGGCAGATTGGATTGGGTTGGTCCGTTGTTGCGGTGATTGCTATCGTGTGGATGATCAACCTCTATAATTTCATGGATGGGATGGACGGGCTTGCCGGCGGTATGTCGTTGATAGGGTTTAGCTTCCTATCGGTTGTGGCGTGGCTTGGCGGAAGTAACTTGCTTGCACTTGTGAGCGCTTCGATTGCCGCTGCATCAGGAGCATTCTTACTCTTCAATTTTTATCCAGCCAGGATGTTTCTTGGGGATGCGGGTTCGACGACGTTAGGTTTTCTTGCAGCCGGGCTGGGCCTCATTGGATGGAGAGACGGAGTCTGGTCAATCTGGTTCCCTGTTCTCGTCTTTTCACCGTTCATTATGGATGCATCTCTGACATTGGGGAAGCGGATTTTCCGCGGCGAGCGATTCTGGCGAGCCCACCGCGAGCACTGTTATCAGCGGCTGGTGCTGAGCGGGTGGAGCCATCGAAAGACCGCGTTGGCGGAGTACGGTCTCATGTGTGTGTGCGGTGCCGGGGCATTGGCGTTTCAATGGGCCGCCCCCGATATTCAAATTGCAATTTTGGGAGGTTGGATTCTGCTGGCTGCGGGTCTTGCCCTAGCCGTGTCCCTGGCCGAGCGGCGAGGTGTACCACGTGAAGGTTGA
- a CDS encoding SDR family oxidoreductase, with product MADRILVTGANGFVGTALCRCLQEAGFLVRGAVRDRAKLPQSVVSDSNGLERVVLHDRSGADETNHALQAVQVVVHLAARVHVMTDDAADPLCEFRRVNTDWTERLARAAASRGVRRFVYLSSIKVNGEQSLFPFTEQDLPNPQDPYGVSKWESEQALARVSTQTGLEIVVVRSPLVYGPGVGGNFLQLLKVLRRGVPLPLASIQNQRSLIYRGNLVDALVCCAQDIRAAGHTYLASDGEDLSTAELIRRLGKALGVSVRLWPLPVFLLRFLGKILGKQAVIDRLLGSLQVNSSKIRQELDWQPPFSVDQGLTETAAWYTRGPAVNSLRSA from the coding sequence GTGGCTGACCGAATTCTGGTAACGGGAGCGAACGGGTTTGTGGGGACGGCCCTCTGCCGCTGCCTGCAGGAAGCCGGGTTCCTGGTGAGGGGGGCGGTTCGAGATCGGGCGAAGCTGCCGCAGAGCGTGGTCTCAGATTCCAACGGCCTGGAGCGGGTGGTGCTGCACGACCGATCCGGTGCGGACGAGACAAACCATGCGCTGCAGGCCGTGCAGGTAGTGGTTCACTTGGCGGCTCGAGTCCATGTGATGACCGACGATGCGGCTGATCCGCTCTGCGAGTTTCGGCGGGTCAACACAGACTGGACGGAGCGGCTGGCGCGAGCCGCTGCATCGCGAGGTGTCCGTCGGTTTGTGTACTTGAGTTCGATCAAGGTCAACGGCGAACAGAGCCTCTTCCCGTTTACCGAACAGGATCTCCCGAATCCACAGGACCCCTACGGAGTTTCGAAGTGGGAGTCAGAACAGGCTCTTGCGAGAGTATCGACGCAGACAGGGCTGGAGATCGTCGTTGTCCGGTCACCGCTTGTATATGGACCCGGTGTCGGAGGGAACTTTTTACAATTGCTGAAAGTTCTGCGTCGGGGTGTGCCACTACCCCTGGCCAGTATTCAAAATCAGCGCAGTCTTATCTATCGTGGGAATTTAGTCGATGCGCTAGTCTGTTGTGCGCAGGACATACGGGCTGCCGGTCACACCTATCTGGCCAGTGACGGGGAGGATCTTTCCACTGCTGAATTGATCCGGCGGCTTGGCAAGGCGCTCGGGGTATCTGTACGTCTGTGGCCGTTGCCGGTATTCCTCCTTCGCTTCCTGGGAAAGATCTTGGGAAAGCAGGCTGTCATCGATCGGCTGCTCGGTTCGCTGCAGGTCAACTCGTCAAAGATCAGGCAGGAGTTGGACTGGCAGCCTCCTTTCTCAGTAGACCAGGGACTTACTGAGACAGCGGCCTGGTATACTCGGGGGCCTGCTGTGAACTCCCTCAGGTCGGCCTGA
- the wecB gene encoding UDP-N-acetylglucosamine 2-epimerase (non-hydrolyzing), whose protein sequence is MKKLKVMTVVGTRPEIIRLSRVLTALDRYTNHCLVHTGQNYDYELNEIFFKELELRRPDYVLGAAGQSVAETIGTILIKIDPILAKEQPDALLVLGDTNSCLAVIVAKRRKIPVFHMEAGNRCFDQRVPEELNRKIVDHLSDINMTYSELAREYLLREGVAPERAIKTGSPMYEVLSHYQGKIRRSKVLKALRLSPNKYFVVSAHREENVDSPAQFKRLVDLLKALAETFGHRVICSTHPRTRVRMESEKVKLPTLVELHKPFGLFDYVHLETQARAVLSDSGTITEESSILNFPAVNIREAHERPEGMEEGAVMMTGLDRERVLQALLILEAQPRGDKRGLRIVRDYDVPNVSEKVVRIILSYTDYVNRLVWHK, encoded by the coding sequence ATGAAAAAGCTGAAAGTGATGACAGTGGTGGGTACTCGCCCTGAGATCATTCGATTGTCACGAGTCTTGACCGCCCTTGACCGCTATACTAATCATTGTCTGGTGCATACTGGCCAGAACTACGATTATGAGCTGAACGAAATCTTCTTCAAGGAGCTGGAGCTTCGGAGACCAGACTATGTCTTGGGGGCTGCCGGGCAATCGGTTGCGGAAACGATCGGAACCATTCTGATCAAGATCGATCCGATCCTGGCCAAGGAGCAACCCGATGCGCTGTTGGTGCTGGGCGATACCAATAGCTGTCTGGCCGTCATTGTCGCCAAGCGCCGGAAGATCCCGGTGTTTCATATGGAAGCGGGCAATCGATGCTTCGATCAACGCGTTCCGGAGGAGTTGAACCGGAAGATCGTCGACCATCTGAGCGATATCAATATGACCTACAGCGAGTTGGCTCGTGAGTATTTGCTGAGGGAGGGGGTAGCTCCGGAACGTGCAATCAAAACCGGCAGCCCGATGTATGAAGTGTTGTCGCATTATCAGGGAAAGATCCGCCGGTCGAAGGTGCTGAAAGCGCTCCGTCTTTCACCGAACAAGTACTTTGTTGTGAGTGCTCACCGAGAAGAAAATGTCGATTCGCCGGCGCAGTTCAAAAGGCTCGTCGACTTGCTCAAGGCTCTCGCCGAGACGTTCGGGCATCGGGTTATCTGCTCCACGCACCCGCGTACGCGGGTGCGTATGGAATCAGAGAAGGTGAAATTGCCGACATTGGTGGAACTCCACAAGCCCTTCGGACTATTTGATTATGTCCATTTGGAGACGCAGGCACGTGCGGTCTTATCGGATAGCGGGACGATCACCGAAGAGTCCTCGATTCTTAACTTCCCTGCGGTGAATATCCGTGAGGCTCACGAGCGGCCGGAAGGCATGGAAGAAGGCGCGGTGATGATGACGGGGCTTGATAGGGAAAGAGTGCTTCAGGCCTTGTTGATTTTGGAAGCTCAGCCTCGTGGAGATAAACGCGGGTTGCGGATCGTCCGGGATTACGATGTGCCGAACGTGTCTGAGAAAGTGGTCCGCATTATTCTGAGCTATACGGATTACGTGAATCGACTTGTCTGGCACAAGTGA